A single bacterium DNA region contains:
- a CDS encoding DUF5320 domain-containing protein — translation MHRKPEYIKYFLIILFILFDFMSGCGRPFVRPEKYEAQKTEKKKKKLLKRQREVTAELKIIDDKLNDAAGQILIFTAKQNKNRVMSIEERKLNNEYIKKVSAAENETKTLKKQYDTLAGELKEIEQKLKELGHKISP, via the coding sequence ATGCATCGAAAACCGGAATACATCAAATATTTCCTGATAATTTTATTCATTTTGTTTGATTTCATGTCCGGATGCGGCAGGCCTTTTGTCAGGCCTGAAAAATATGAAGCGCAAAAAACAGAAAAAAAGAAGAAAAAACTTTTAAAAAGACAGAGGGAAGTCACCGCTGAATTAAAAATTATCGATGATAAACTGAATGACGCCGCCGGCCAAATATTAATATTTACCGCAAAACAGAATAAAAACCGCGTGATGAGCATCGAAGAGAGAAAGCTGAACAATGAATATATAAAGAAAGTCAGCGCCGCGGAAAATGAGACGAAAACATTAAAAAAACAATATGACACCCTTGCAGGTGAACTTAAGGAAATAGAACAAAAACTTAAAGAATTGGGCCATAAAATAAGTCCCTGA
- a CDS encoding site-specific DNA-methyltransferase, producing the protein MLNELPQECIDLIFADPPYNLSNGGFTCHAGKRVCVNKGNWDKSKGIEEDFNFHYKWIEACHRVLKPNGSLWISGTYHSIYACGYALQKQNWHVVNDICWFKPNAAPNLACRMFTASHETLIWARKNKTAKHYFNYKLVKDRKWEDDFIKKPNKQMRSVWAIGTPKNGEKKYGKHPTQKPEALLERIVLACSKEGDIILDPFCGSATTGVAALRNNRKFVGIDSEKEYLDKKAIPRIMDVIKHNNQLALGTSKSLAIKEKKAEYGLLP; encoded by the coding sequence ATGTTAAATGAACTTCCTCAAGAATGTATTGATCTGATTTTTGCTGATCCGCCATATAATTTATCCAATGGAGGATTTACATGCCATGCTGGCAAGCGAGTCTGTGTTAATAAGGGCAATTGGGACAAAAGTAAAGGAATCGAAGAAGATTTTAATTTTCATTATAAATGGATAGAAGCCTGCCATCGTGTTTTAAAACCTAACGGTTCTTTATGGATTTCCGGAACTTATCATTCAATTTATGCCTGTGGGTATGCCTTGCAAAAGCAAAATTGGCACGTAGTCAATGACATATGCTGGTTTAAGCCAAATGCTGCACCAAACCTCGCATGTCGTATGTTCACCGCAAGCCATGAAACATTAATCTGGGCCAGAAAAAATAAAACTGCCAAACACTATTTTAACTATAAGTTGGTTAAGGATAGGAAGTGGGAAGACGATTTTATTAAAAAACCAAATAAACAGATGAGAAGCGTTTGGGCGATTGGAACTCCTAAAAATGGAGAAAAGAAATATGGCAAGCATCCAACGCAGAAACCTGAAGCCCTGTTGGAAAGAATTGTCCTGGCCTGCAGTAAGGAAGGTGATATTATTCTTGATCCATTTTGTGGTAGCGCTACAACGGGTGTGGCTGCGCTCAGAAATAATCGAAAATTCGTCGGAATCGATTCTGAAAAAGAATATTTGGATAAGAAAGCTATTCCAAGGATTATGGATGTTATAAAACATAACAATCAATTAGCTTTGGGGACTTCAAAAAGTTTGGCAATTAAAGAGAAAAAGGCGGAATATGGGCTGTTGCCATAG
- a CDS encoding MvaI/BcnI family restriction endonuclease: protein MERKDAIIKLRELIGKELHEYAAKYGVTIYQNGKVNKGWAGHVFERHLQIQINSSQSPNFGSWELKSIPLKRLKNGELTFKETMAITMIDPVNICQKTFEDSHLLAKLRKAVVVVRIVGSNVDDPTYIHSIVEFDLKGDLYKDVKADYDLVRNVLLDPLQGFNALTGEMGCYIQPRTKGAGHGSTSRAFYARPRFLKKFIKL from the coding sequence ATGGAACGAAAAGACGCTATTATAAAATTAAGAGAACTAATTGGAAAAGAACTTCATGAATATGCTGCAAAATATGGAGTAACAATATATCAAAATGGAAAGGTTAATAAAGGTTGGGCAGGTCATGTTTTTGAGCGGCACCTTCAAATACAAATAAACTCATCTCAATCTCCAAATTTTGGCTCATGGGAACTGAAATCGATTCCTTTGAAACGCTTAAAGAATGGAGAATTAACGTTTAAAGAAACCATGGCAATTACTATGATTGATCCCGTGAATATATGCCAAAAAACTTTTGAAGATAGCCACTTATTGGCGAAATTAAGGAAAGCAGTTGTAGTAGTAAGAATTGTAGGCTCTAATGTTGATGATCCCACGTATATTCATTCTATTGTTGAATTTGATTTAAAAGGCGATTTATATAAAGATGTAAAAGCAGATTACGATTTAGTTCGTAATGTATTGCTTGACCCGTTACAAGGATTTAACGCTCTAACTGGTGAAATGGGATGTTATATTCAGCCAAGAACAAAAGGAGCCGGGCATGGTTCAACATCAAGGGCATTCTACGCTAGACCTAGGTTTCTTAAGAAATTTATAAAATTGTAA
- a CDS encoding class I SAM-dependent methyltransferase, translating to MLKKKNNYIPALLFDFLTPFYDFIVNTGIPVSLLNNELVKHANIMDNYNILDIGCGTGTLIIDIKKKYPGTEVTGLDGDPKILKIAEKKIKRNNLSINLVQGMSYSLPYADNSFDRVLSSLMAHHLDYGSKTRTFAEVLRVLKPGGEFLLLDIGKPENIFMLVLSQFFNLLEESSENIKGILPKMIENAGFYNVEVVYTRSTIIGSLSMIKGTKILK from the coding sequence ATGCTTAAAAAAAAGAATAATTATATACCCGCGCTTTTATTTGATTTTCTGACCCCGTTTTACGACTTTATTGTGAACACGGGAATCCCTGTTTCTTTATTAAATAATGAGCTCGTTAAACACGCCAATATCATGGACAATTACAATATCCTGGATATCGGGTGCGGGACAGGAACATTAATTATTGATATCAAGAAGAAGTATCCTGGTACGGAAGTAACAGGCCTCGACGGGGACCCAAAAATTTTGAAAATAGCCGAAAAAAAGATCAAAAGGAACAATTTATCAATCAACCTGGTACAGGGAATGTCTTATTCTCTTCCTTACGCGGACAATTCATTCGATAGGGTTTTATCAAGCTTGATGGCGCACCATTTGGATTACGGGTCCAAAACACGCACTTTCGCGGAGGTTTTACGGGTACTAAAGCCCGGCGGGGAATTCCTGCTTCTTGACATCGGAAAACCTGAAAATATTTTTATGCTTGTCCTTTCGCAATTTTTTAACCTTCTCGAAGAATCTTCGGAAAATATCAAAGGCATCCTTCCCAAAATGATCGAAAACGCCGGGTTTTACAATGTAGAAGTTGTTTATACCCGCTCAACGATCATAGGATCGCTTTCAATGATTAAAGGGACAAAAATATTAAAATAA
- a CDS encoding alpha/beta hydrolase, whose protein sequence is MGKIIKYSVYGALVLTSIFFYVKYFEPKFIYHPQGNFENLPVDYELPAEDIFFRTKDNITLNGWFFPSPVENASEFSVLYFHGNAGNISHRLPIIEFMHQLGLNVFIFDYRGYGKSEGKPSEEGLYLDGRAAYEYMKSRNIDPSKIIFYGESLGAAVAIDLAREEKCAGIISVSAFTNIRQMAKNTFNFLPFHFFISSKYDNLEKINKVKSPVLIVHGTKDEIVPYSQSGLLFEKANDPKYFHKVEGAGHNDIFNAGKGTFKKIIHLFIEKLGEEKKL, encoded by the coding sequence TTGGGAAAAATTATAAAATATTCCGTTTATGGCGCGCTTGTTCTGACATCGATATTTTTTTACGTGAAATATTTTGAGCCTAAATTCATATATCACCCCCAGGGCAATTTTGAAAACCTTCCTGTTGATTATGAATTGCCCGCTGAGGACATTTTTTTCAGGACAAAGGACAATATCACCCTGAACGGGTGGTTTTTCCCCTCCCCTGTTGAAAACGCGAGCGAATTTTCGGTCCTTTATTTTCACGGCAACGCGGGGAATATCAGCCACCGTCTTCCCATAATAGAATTCATGCACCAGCTCGGTTTGAACGTTTTTATTTTTGATTACAGGGGGTACGGAAAGAGCGAGGGTAAACCCTCCGAGGAAGGACTTTACCTTGACGGGCGGGCCGCGTATGAATATATGAAAAGCAGGAATATCGATCCCTCTAAAATAATATTTTACGGTGAATCACTCGGCGCCGCTGTCGCGATTGACCTGGCGCGGGAGGAAAAATGCGCCGGCATTATCTCCGTGAGCGCGTTCACAAATATCAGACAGATGGCAAAAAATACCTTTAATTTTTTACCCTTTCACTTTTTTATCTCATCAAAATATGATAACCTCGAAAAAATAAACAAAGTCAAATCCCCCGTTCTCATAGTCCACGGCACAAAAGATGAAATTGTGCCTTACTCGCAATCGGGATTATTGTTCGAAAAAGCGAACGACCCAAAATATTTCCACAAGGTCGAAGGGGCCGGGCATAATGACATATTCAATGCCGGGAAAGGGACGTTCAAAAAAATTATTCATCTTTTTATTGAAAAACTCGGGGAAGAAAAAAAATTATAA
- the ligA gene encoding NAD-dependent DNA ligase LigA has product MLLYFPMEKSGKFKEEIEKLRAEIRSHDYKYYIMNEPVISDKEYDLLIDRLKTLENKHPELITPDSPTQRISPDISNEFASRKHLKPMISIENSYNREEILAWDERIDRLLDGEKREYVVEPKIDGVSCALRYRKGILEMGLTRGDGESGEDITLNIKTIKSIPLVLMRDKGVPGLIEIRGEIYIDKKDFSGLNKSISERGLPVFANPRNAAAGSLRQKDPQITASRPLKFFAHSFGHLEGGDEILTQWDFLARCRKWGIRPVENAGFCRNIDEVISMCGTMENKRKDLQYEIDGMVIKVNSYKQQANLGSTMKNPRWALAYKFQASQATTRVNNILVQVGRTGVITPVAELEPVECAGVTISRSTLHNFDEIKRLDIKIGDTVLIERAGDVIPKVIKVITEKRTGKETDFVPPKTCPACSERIFKDIEEVAFYCVNPLCPAQLKEHLIHFGQRNAMDIEGLGESAVSQLVDKSLVKDVSDLYSLDKEKLLGLDLFKDKKAENLTSAIKKSMDQPLERLIYGLGIRHVGEKNAFILARKFGNMENLMDAGIENLNDIHEIGPVIADSVFRFFHSEKTRSLIKKLKDAGLNMSDEKSIEIPQIFKDKSVVFTGELKSLTRKEAEKIVRQRGGNAVSGVSSKTSFVVIGKEPGSKLAKAEKLGIKVLNEDEFTNMIKEGA; this is encoded by the coding sequence ATGCTATTATATTTTCCTATGGAAAAAAGCGGTAAATTCAAAGAAGAAATTGAAAAGTTACGGGCGGAAATAAGGTCGCATGATTATAAATATTACATCATGAACGAGCCTGTGATTTCGGACAAGGAATATGATTTGCTTATTGACAGGCTAAAGACGCTGGAAAATAAACACCCTGAATTAATAACACCGGATTCCCCCACCCAGCGGATTTCACCTGATATATCAAATGAATTCGCCAGCAGAAAGCACCTTAAACCTATGATTTCGATTGAAAACAGCTACAACAGGGAAGAAATCCTGGCGTGGGACGAAAGGATTGACAGGCTCCTTGACGGCGAAAAACGGGAATACGTCGTTGAACCGAAAATTGACGGCGTAAGCTGCGCCCTTCGTTACAGAAAGGGCATCCTGGAAATGGGGCTTACGCGCGGAGACGGTGAATCGGGCGAAGATATAACGCTGAATATAAAAACAATAAAAAGCATACCGCTTGTTTTAATGAGGGACAAGGGTGTACCCGGTCTCATTGAAATCAGAGGAGAAATATATATAGATAAAAAAGATTTCAGCGGCCTTAATAAATCTATTTCGGAAAGAGGACTACCAGTTTTCGCGAACCCGAGAAACGCGGCCGCCGGGAGCCTGCGCCAAAAGGACCCTCAAATCACGGCTTCAAGACCATTGAAATTCTTCGCGCATTCATTTGGGCACCTTGAAGGCGGAGACGAAATATTGACACAATGGGATTTTCTCGCTCGATGCAGGAAATGGGGCATCAGGCCCGTTGAAAACGCCGGGTTTTGCCGTAATATAGATGAAGTGATTTCAATGTGCGGGACAATGGAAAATAAACGCAAAGACCTGCAGTATGAAATTGACGGGATGGTAATTAAAGTGAATTCTTATAAACAGCAGGCTAATTTAGGCTCGACAATGAAAAATCCGAGATGGGCCCTCGCCTATAAATTCCAGGCAAGCCAGGCGACCACAAGGGTAAATAATATTCTTGTACAGGTTGGGCGGACGGGGGTCATTACCCCTGTCGCTGAATTGGAACCTGTTGAGTGCGCAGGGGTCACAATATCCCGCTCAACCCTGCACAATTTTGATGAGATAAAAAGATTGGACATCAAAATAGGCGATACCGTGCTTATTGAACGTGCAGGCGACGTGATTCCCAAGGTCATTAAAGTCATCACGGAAAAACGGACAGGCAAAGAGACTGATTTTGTGCCCCCCAAAACCTGCCCTGCCTGCTCTGAGAGGATTTTTAAGGACATTGAAGAAGTCGCCTTCTATTGCGTTAATCCCTTGTGCCCCGCCCAGTTGAAAGAGCATTTGATTCATTTCGGGCAGAGAAACGCCATGGATATAGAAGGCCTGGGGGAATCCGCGGTTTCCCAGCTTGTTGACAAGTCCCTTGTTAAAGATGTAAGCGATCTGTATTCGCTGGACAAGGAAAAACTGCTCGGTCTTGATTTATTTAAAGACAAAAAAGCGGAGAATCTTACTTCCGCGATTAAGAAAAGTATGGACCAGCCTTTGGAAAGGCTCATTTACGGGCTTGGGATACGGCATGTGGGCGAGAAAAACGCTTTTATTCTGGCACGAAAATTCGGCAACATGGAAAATCTAATGGACGCGGGCATCGAAAACCTGAATGATATACATGAAATCGGGCCTGTTATCGCAGATTCCGTGTTCCGGTTTTTCCACTCGGAAAAAACCAGAAGTTTGATAAAAAAATTAAAAGACGCCGGGTTGAATATGTCAGATGAAAAGTCCATCGAAATACCGCAGATTTTCAAGGACAAAAGCGTGGTTTTCACCGGCGAATTGAAATCTTTGACCCGTAAAGAAGCTGAGAAAATTGTAAGACAAAGGGGCGGGAACGCCGTATCTGGCGTATCTTCAAAAACAAGCTTTGTAGTGATTGGGAAAGAGCCTGGTTCCAAACTCGCGAAGGCGGAAAAACTCGGCATAAAGGTTTTAAATGAGGACGAATTTACAAATATGATTAAAGAAGGAGCTTGA
- a CDS encoding Fur family transcriptional regulator yields MENIIERLKRKGVVLTPQRLAVAEFLEGNFNYPSVDEIYTGLKKSYPTISLATIYNSLEALKEAGEIQELTIKKDKVCFDPDPKPHHHFFCNKCKKVIDINISCATAEKGHIYGNRIEEVQAYFYGTCKNCVEKEEKHKKGGAGK; encoded by the coding sequence ATGGAAAATATAATCGAAAGGTTAAAAAGGAAAGGGGTGGTTTTGACCCCTCAGCGGCTTGCCGTCGCGGAATTTCTGGAGGGTAATTTCAATTATCCGTCGGTTGATGAAATATACACCGGATTAAAAAAATCATATCCTACAATTTCCCTTGCCACAATCTATAACAGCCTTGAAGCGTTGAAAGAAGCCGGTGAAATACAGGAGCTTACAATAAAAAAGGACAAGGTTTGTTTTGATCCCGACCCGAAACCGCACCATCATTTTTTCTGTAACAAATGCAAAAAAGTGATTGACATCAATATAAGCTGTGCCACGGCGGAAAAAGGGCACATTTACGGAAACAGGATAGAAGAGGTGCAGGCGTATTTTTACGGGACATGCAAAAATTGCGTTGAAAAAGAAGAAAAACATAAGAAAGGAGGTGCGGGTAAATGA
- a CDS encoding 4Fe-4S binding protein: MKKVKRSIIKIDEDKCNGCGACIPNCPEGAMQMIDGKARLISDLFCDGLGACVGYCPQGAISIEERDADEYNESKVMENIVKQGNNVIKAHLEHLKGHGQNKYLNEAINFLNKKNIANPLLEKEVKKEKMPCGCPGSKIIDMRENRLESDEEKKPTEKDLKSLNGLNRLSRLKNWPVQITLVPPTAPYLDNAELLIAADCVPFAYPDFHNEFLRGKILLVGCPKLDDIDSYGQKFRLIFKNNDIRSVNYVHMEVPCCYGMIDVIKDAISDSGKNIPFKETVISIKGEKHG; the protein is encoded by the coding sequence ATGAAAAAGGTAAAAAGAAGCATTATCAAAATTGATGAAGACAAATGTAATGGTTGCGGCGCGTGTATTCCCAACTGTCCCGAAGGCGCGATGCAGATGATAGACGGAAAGGCGAGATTGATCAGCGACCTTTTCTGCGACGGTTTGGGGGCTTGCGTCGGCTATTGCCCCCAGGGCGCGATATCCATAGAGGAAAGAGACGCGGATGAATATAATGAAAGCAAGGTAATGGAAAATATCGTGAAACAGGGCAATAATGTCATAAAAGCGCATCTTGAACATTTAAAAGGCCACGGGCAGAATAAATACCTTAATGAAGCAATTAACTTTCTAAATAAAAAAAACATTGCCAATCCTCTTTTAGAAAAAGAAGTTAAAAAAGAAAAAATGCCTTGCGGCTGTCCGGGATCAAAGATAATAGATATGAGAGAAAACAGGCTGGAGAGTGATGAAGAAAAGAAACCAACGGAAAAAGATTTGAAGAGTTTAAACGGTTTAAACCGTTTGAGCCGTTTAAAAAATTGGCCTGTTCAAATAACGCTCGTTCCTCCAACCGCGCCGTATCTGGATAACGCCGAGTTATTAATCGCGGCGGATTGTGTTCCGTTCGCGTATCCGGATTTCCATAATGAATTTTTAAGGGGAAAGATACTTCTGGTAGGCTGCCCTAAACTTGATGATATTGATTCTTATGGACAAAAATTCAGGTTAATTTTTAAAAACAATGATATTAGATCTGTAAATTATGTCCATATGGAAGTCCCTTGCTGTTATGGAATGATTGATGTTATTAAGGACGCAATTTCGGATTCTGGGAAAAATATCCCGTTCAAGGAAACAGTGATCAGTATAAAAGGGGAAAAACATGGCTAA
- a CDS encoding phosphohydrolase, translating to MAKKVCPGNISQNLKAEFHKCPKCGYDVEIFTDEVRRKCPNCGTEVFRERVPSCIDWCPAAKECLGLKKWMELKGGA from the coding sequence ATGGCTAAAAAGGTGTGCCCCGGAAATATATCCCAAAATTTGAAAGCGGAGTTTCATAAATGCCCTAAGTGCGGATATGACGTTGAAATATTTACGGATGAAGTGCGCAGAAAATGCCCGAACTGCGGTACCGAAGTTTTTCGTGAAAGGGTGCCGTCCTGTATAGACTGGTGCCCCGCCGCAAAGGAATGCCTGGGGCTTAAGAAGTGGATGGAATTGAAGGGGGGAGCGTAA
- the hcp gene encoding hydroxylamine reductase, with translation MFCNQCEQTLAGGCVKTGVCGKNEDVASLQDILLLGLKGISAYGVHAGELGYRSEFVDKFMHEGLYSTGTNVDFSAQKLINLNLKAGEACLKAMEILDKANTETFGLPVPVEVVNGTVAGHGILVTGHDLLALRELLKQTEGKGINIYTHGEMLPAHGYPELKKYKHLVGNYGSSWVDQKKVFEQFGGAIIGTTNCVVQPKDSYKDRMFTCGIAGLEGVTDIGNMDFSPVIKKALELPKLQNTSGNILTIGFHHSNVLALADKIVDAVKKGKIKHFFLVAGCDCPGNGMDYYSELVRAIPDNCIILTLACGKFRFNNSHYGTIDGIPRLIDLGQCNNAYSAIQIAAALAGVYKCTVNELPLSIVLSWFEQKAVAILLTLFHLGVKNIKIGPKPPAVVSAGVFKVLQDTFNLKLITDPQKDLKEMIG, from the coding sequence ATGTTTTGTAATCAATGTGAACAGACTTTAGCGGGTGGATGCGTTAAAACGGGCGTTTGCGGCAAAAATGAGGATGTGGCCAGCCTGCAGGATATTTTACTGCTTGGCTTGAAAGGAATTTCCGCGTACGGGGTCCACGCGGGTGAGCTTGGATACCGCTCTGAATTCGTGGACAAATTTATGCATGAGGGATTGTATTCCACGGGAACAAACGTGGATTTCAGCGCCCAAAAATTGATCAATCTTAATTTAAAAGCCGGGGAGGCGTGCCTTAAGGCAATGGAAATTCTGGATAAGGCGAACACTGAAACCTTTGGTTTGCCGGTGCCGGTCGAAGTCGTCAACGGAACGGTCGCGGGGCATGGAATTTTAGTTACCGGGCATGACCTTCTCGCGCTCAGGGAACTTTTAAAGCAGACTGAAGGAAAAGGGATAAATATCTATACTCATGGTGAAATGCTTCCCGCTCACGGGTATCCGGAGCTCAAAAAATATAAGCATCTTGTTGGTAATTACGGAAGCAGTTGGGTGGATCAGAAAAAGGTGTTTGAACAATTTGGAGGGGCCATTATCGGGACCACAAACTGCGTTGTTCAGCCTAAAGATTCCTACAAGGACAGGATGTTTACCTGCGGTATAGCCGGGCTGGAAGGTGTGACGGATATAGGTAATATGGATTTCTCGCCTGTTATTAAAAAGGCACTGGAACTTCCAAAATTGCAGAATACCTCAGGGAACATATTGACAATAGGATTTCACCATTCAAATGTTCTGGCGCTGGCGGATAAGATTGTAGATGCTGTAAAAAAAGGTAAGATTAAACATTTTTTCCTTGTCGCGGGATGTGACTGCCCCGGCAATGGCATGGATTATTATTCTGAATTAGTAAGAGCAATACCTGATAATTGCATTATTCTCACGCTTGCCTGCGGCAAATTCAGGTTCAATAACAGCCATTACGGGACTATTGACGGTATACCGCGCCTGATCGATCTCGGCCAGTGCAATAACGCCTATTCGGCGATACAAATAGCGGCGGCCCTCGCGGGAGTTTATAAATGTACAGTCAATGAATTGCCGTTGTCAATTGTATTGTCATGGTTTGAACAAAAGGCCGTAGCGATACTTCTGACCTTGTTCCATCTGGGTGTAAAGAATATAAAGATCGGGCCCAAGCCGCCTGCGGTAGTTTCAGCAGGGGTCTTTAAGGTACTTCAGGATACATTTAATTTGAAATTAATTACAGACCCTCAGAAGGATTTAAAAGAGATGATAGGGTAA